From one Maniola jurtina chromosome 5, ilManJurt1.1, whole genome shotgun sequence genomic stretch:
- the LOC123865364 gene encoding BCL-6 corepressor-like protein 1, giving the protein MHHRQPVFGERRLDNMKLSVVLIASLAVVAYASEEKAEKKEAVAEEKKQDKRGIYDIGSYGGSGSYESGGSGHSFSGGDGGQSYGGDFGGHGGGGYSLGDSYSQGGYGGGYGGGYGGGDHGGSSGGSWQPISSDHGHHHVKTIEVIKKVPVPYTVEKHVPYTVEKKVPYEVKVHVPQPYTVEKKVPVTVKEYVKYPVHVPEPYVVEKKVPYEVKVPVDRPFEVKVKVPTPYTVEKKVPYEVQVPVPQPYTVEKKVPYPVKYEVKVPQPYEVIKKVPYEVKVPVDKPYHVYVPKPYPVPVEKPYPVTVHKPVPYEVKVPVDRPYKVEVEKPYPVHIKVPVPKPYDVYKKIPYTVEKEVPYEVKVPIDKPYPVYKDVQVPLVKEVPYPVKSHYPIYFKKEQVQHGYGHGHGWN; this is encoded by the exons ATGCACCATAGACAACCGGTCTTCGGCGAACGGAGACTCGACAACATGAAGTTATCG GTTGTTTTGATAGCCTCATTGGCCGTAGTGGCCTATGCGAGTGAGGAGAAAGCTGAAAAGAAAGAGGCTGTAGCTGAAGAGAAGAAACAGGATAAACGAGGAATTTACGACATCGGCTCCTATGGTGGCAGCGGTAGTTACGAATCAGGAGGCAGTGGACACAGCTTTAGCGGAGGTGATGGTGGGCAGAGCTATGGTGGTGATTTCGGTGGTCACGGAGGCGGCGGTTACAGCCTAGGTGACAGTTACAGTCAAGGTGGTTACGGTGGTGGTTACGGCGGTGGTTACGGCGGTGGTGACCACGGTGGGAGTTCTGGAGGTTCTTGGCAGCCCATCTCAAGCGACCACGGCCATCATCATGTGAAAACAATCGAAGTGATCAAGAAGGTCCCCGTCCCGTACACCGTCGAGAAACACGTTCCTTACACGGTTGAGAAGAAAGTCCCTTATGAAGTCAAGGTGCACGTGCCCCAACCCTACACCGTTGAGAAGAAAGTCCCAGTCACAGTTAAGGAATACGTGAAGTACCCTGTCCACGTTCCCGAACCTTACGTAGTCGAGAAGAAAGTACCTTATGAAGTGAAAGTCCCAGTCGATAGGCCCTTCGAAGTCAAGGTTAAGGTGCCCACTCCTTATACTGTCGAAAAGAAAGTACCTTATGAAGTTCAGGTACCCGTTCCTCAACCCTACACTGTTGAGAAGAAGGTTCCTTACCCAGTAAAATACGAAGTGAAAGTACCACAACCTTATGAAGTTATCAAGAAGGTGCCTTATGAAGTCAAAGTACCCGTCGACAAGCCTTACCATGTTTACGTGCCAAAGCCTTACCCCGTGCCAGTAGAGAAACCCTACCCAGTGACGGTACACAAACCTGTACCCTACGAAGTCAAGGTTCCAGTCGACAGGCCTTACAAGGTCGAGGTTGAGAAACCTTACCCCGTCCATATCAAAGTGCCAGTTCCCAAACCTTATGACGTGTACAAGAAGATCCCCTACACTGTCGAGAAGGAGGTGCCTTATGAAGTAAAAGTACCCATCGACAAGCCTTACCCCGTCTACAAGGATGTCCAAGTGCCCCTAGTGAAGGAGGTACCTTACCCAGTCAAGTCCCACTATCCCATATACTTTAAGAAGGAACAGGTTCAGCACGGTTACGGCCATGGCCACGGCTGGAATTGA